A single window of Lutzomyia longipalpis isolate SR_M1_2022 chromosome 1, ASM2433408v1 DNA harbors:
- the LOC129797471 gene encoding delta-1-pyrroline-5-carboxylate synthase, whose product MASNLLRGFHSVVKGRRVIYGDRIISLGGSVKYRQADVSVRHTSGSSNLWHRTNQNQINQMEKRTLQTERRPSLFSDRSQLKYARRLVIKLGSAVITREDEHGLALGRLASIVEQVAECQLEGRDCIMVTSGAVAFGKQKLTQELLMSLSMRETLSPKDHTREDAGSIEPRAAAAVGQSGLMSLYDAMFAQYGVKIAQVLVTKPDFYNEETRKNLFCTLSELISLNIVPIVNTNDAVSPPMFIVDEEVTGPKKGISIKDNDSLAAMVAAEIQADLLILMSDVDGIYNKPPWEDGAKLMSTYTTNDRNVIQFGKKSKVGTGGMDSKVSAATWALDRGVSVVICNGTQEKAIKTIIGGRKVGTFFTETGPGSGQTAPVEILAENARLGSRVLQTLSADQRADAVNILADLIVSKQSFILEANGLDLNEANKTGLAKPLQSRLSLTPSKLKGLSVGLKQIADSSHKNVGRVLRRTQLADGLQLTQVTVPIGVLLVIFESRPDSLVQISALAMASANGCLLKGGKEAVNSNKALMELVKEALGTVGAANAISLVSTREEISDLLSMDKHIDLIIPRGSSELVRNIQQQSQNIPVLGHAEGICHVFVDKDADLEKALKIIKDSKCDYPAACNAMETLLIHRDLMNGDFFQSACNMLKEEGVKIFSGPKLNKLLTFGPTVAKSMRHEYSALECCIEVVDSVNEAIDHIHTYGSAHTDVIVTENDDTARSFQQQVDSACVFHNASSRFADGFRFGLGAEVGISTARIHARGPVGVEGLLTSKWILNGTDHAAADFAEGGSRRWIHETLPI is encoded by the exons CAAATCAACCAAATGGAAAAGAGAACCCTACAAACTGAACGGAGGCCATCCCTATTTTCGGACCGTAGCCAACTCAAGTATGCTCGACGACTCGTGATAAAATTGGGTAGTGCCGTGATCACTCGGGAGGATGAGCATGGTCTTGCGCTGGGACGTTTGGCATCCATTGTAGAACAG GTTGCGGAGTGCCAATTGGAGGGACGTGACTGTATTATGGTTACCAGCGGTGCTGTCGCATTTGGGAAGCAGAAATTAACGCAGGAATTGCTGATGTCATTATCCATGCGGGAAACTCTCTCACCCAAGGATCACACCAGAGAG GATGCTGGGTCAATAGAACCCCGTGCTGCTGCTGCCGTGGGTCAATCAGGATTAAT GTCGCTGTATGACGCTATGTTCGCACAATACGGGGTTAAGATTGCTCAA GTATTGGTGACCAAACCGGATTTCTACAATGAGGAGACGAGAAAGAATCTGTTCTGTACATTATCGGAATTAATTAGTCTCAATATTGTTCCGATCGTGAATACAAACGATGCGGTCTCGCCGCCAATGTTCATAGTCGATGAAGAAGTTACTGGACCCAAAAAG GGTATTAGTATCAAGGACAATGACAGCTTAGCTGCAATGGTAGCTGCTGAAATCCAAGCTGACCTTCTGATTCTGATGTCGGACGTCGATGGCATCTACAATAAGCCACCATGGGAGGATGGAGCAAAACTCATGTCGACATACACTACAAACGACAGGAATGTCATTCAATTTGGGAAGAAGTCAAAG gTCGGTACAGGAGGGATGGACTCGAAAGTCAGTGCTGCAACATGGGCTCTAGACAGGGGTGTGAGCGTTGTCATTTGCAATGGTACTCAAGAGAAGGCAATTAAGACAATTATTGGGGGACGAAAAGTTGGAACATTCTTCACAGAGACCGGGCCGGGAAGCGGACAGACGGCTCCTGTTGAAATTTTGGCTGAAAATG CACGTCTTGGCAGTCGGGTTTTGCAAACTTTGTCTGCGGATCAACGGGCTGACGCTGTTAATATCTTGGCGGATTTGATTGTATCGAAGCAATCTTTCATCTTAGAAGCGAATGGACTTGATCTCAATGAAGCTAATAAAACTGGGCTCGCTAAGCCCCTTCAATCGCGTTTATCGTTAACACCATCAAAACTCAAGGGTCTCTCCGTGGGTTTAAAGCAAATTGCCGATTCCAGCCACAAG AATGTGGGACGTGTTCTGAGGCGGACACAGCTTGCAGATGGTTTGCAGCTAACTCAAGTCACTGTACCAATTGGTGTTCTTCTTGTCATATTTGAATCTCGTCCAGACTCTCTCGTGCAAATAAGCGCCTTGGCCATGGCCTCTGCCAATGGGTGCTTGCTGAAGGGTGGTAAAGAAGCAGTTAATAGCAATAAAGCTCTGATGGAGTTGGTAAAGGAAGCACTGGGAACTGTTGGTGCAGCCAATGCTATATCTCTTGTGTCAACACGCGAGGAGATCAGTGACCTTCTGTCGATGGATAAACACATTGACCTTATTATTCCACGTGGTAGTTCAGAATTAGTTCGAAATATTCAGCAGCAAAGTCAAAATATTCCAGTACTTGGACACGCTGAGGGCATTTGTCATGTCTTTGTCGACAAAGATGCTGACTTGGAGAAAGCACTGAAGATAATTAAAGACTCTAAGTGCGACTATCCCGCAG CGTGCAATGCAATGGAAACACTTCTAATCCACCGAGACCTCATGAATGGGGACTTCTTCCAAAGTGCCTGCAATATGCTAAAAGAGGAGGGCGTTAAAATATTCTCGGGACCAAAACTGAATAAATTGCTGACATTCGGACCTACCGTAGCTAAATCTATGCGCCATGAGTATAGTGCGCTAGAATGTTGTATTGAGGTTGTGGACAGCGTCAATGAGGCTATCGATCACATCCATACATATGGCAGTGCCCACACGGATGTCATCGTTACAGAGAACG acgATACTGCACGCTCCTTCCAACAGCAAGTGGACAGTGCTTGTGTCTTCCACAATGCTAGTTCACGATTTGCCGATGGTTTTCGCTTTGGACTGGGAGCAGAGGTTGGAATCTCCACCGCACGCATTCACGCTCGAGGTCCCGTGGGCGTTGAGGGTCTCCTGACGTCTAAGTGGATTCTCAACGGTACCGACCATGCAGCTGCTGATTTTGCCGAAGGCGGCTCTAGGAGGTGGATCCATGAAACTCTccccatataa